Proteins found in one Dehalococcoidia bacterium genomic segment:
- a CDS encoding CoA ester lyase, which translates to MYVLEKQGRFIIPRTELTYPCHNLRMHENAAATNADLVMADFEDACPYEFKGEPSRKVMVEALNTVDFGNKVVTVRPNNIRSPFFLGDLEAVMLGAPDRFHGIILPKVYGPDDIRYVSRLLDALEQQGGWKTRVQMEVLIETPQALLHAYEIATASDRMVGLIFGIADFAATLGVGEFGGDQTNFLYAKQAVVVAAKAAGLHAIDCVYPDIVRRDTPPEEAERIREGLRRKNQIAASVGMDGAWVIHPSQVDVVNEVFTPSDQEIERAKEALEAYYRLGGGSMINPVTNEFEDEASAKIKLMVLAKGVQAGKVSADYLASMAEKSRAITGYDILQTFRRLA; encoded by the coding sequence ATGTATGTGCTGGAGAAGCAGGGGCGCTTCATCATCCCCCGCACCGAGCTGACCTACCCCTGCCACAACCTGCGCATGCACGAGAACGCCGCGGCTACCAACGCAGACCTGGTCATGGCCGACTTCGAGGACGCCTGCCCCTACGAGTTCAAGGGAGAGCCCAGCCGCAAGGTCATGGTGGAGGCCCTCAACACGGTGGACTTCGGCAACAAGGTGGTGACGGTCCGCCCCAACAATATTCGCTCTCCCTTCTTCCTGGGCGACCTGGAGGCGGTGATGCTGGGCGCCCCCGACCGCTTCCACGGCATCATCCTGCCCAAGGTCTACGGCCCCGACGACATCCGCTATGTGTCGCGCCTCCTGGACGCCCTGGAGCAGCAGGGCGGCTGGAAGACGCGGGTCCAGATGGAGGTGCTCATCGAGACCCCCCAGGCCCTCCTCCATGCCTACGAGATCGCCACCGCCTCCGACCGCATGGTAGGCCTCATCTTCGGCATCGCCGACTTCGCCGCCACCCTGGGGGTGGGCGAGTTCGGCGGCGACCAGACCAACTTTCTCTACGCCAAGCAGGCGGTGGTGGTGGCAGCCAAGGCCGCGGGCCTGCATGCCATAGACTGCGTCTACCCCGACATCGTGCGCCGCGACACGCCTCCCGAGGAGGCCGAGCGCATCCGTGAGGGGTTGCGCCGCAAGAACCAGATCGCCGCCAGCGTGGGCATGGACGGCGCCTGGGTCATCCACCCCTCTCAGGTGGACGTGGTGAACGAAGTCTTCACCCCGAGCGATCAGGAGATCGAAAGGGCCAAAGAGGCCCTGGAGGCCTATTACCGCCTGGGCGGCGGCTCCATGATCAACCCCGTCACCAACGAGTTCGAGGACGAGGCCTCGGCCAAGATCAAGCTGATGGTGCTGGCCAAGGGGGTGCAGGCGGGCAAGGTCAGCGCCGACTACCTGGCCAGCATGGCCGAGAAGTCGCGGGCCATCACCGGCTACGACATCCTGCAGACCTTCCGTCGCCTGGCCTAG